One Salvia miltiorrhiza cultivar Shanhuang (shh) chromosome 6, IMPLAD_Smil_shh, whole genome shotgun sequence genomic window, GTATATTTTGATGAACGTTCAACGAAATGACTGATATGTTCAATATAATTTGATGAACGTGGGCGTGTTCGTGTTCATGTTCTCCATTGAACGTGACCCTATAGAAGGAAGTTCAATAGAAAAATTAATGTTTGCAAAGAAAGGAGAAACAATCTCAGCCATTGATCATGATCTATCGAACGgtcaataattaagattaaattttgCATCCagatttttgatgaacatatcgGTAATTGTGTTGAATGTATTCAGGTTTCGAACCCCAAAAATCTCAAACgctcaataaaattattagtaTTCAACAGCATTACTGTCATATTcaatatttcttaattttttgtataagctcattttttttttgtgaaaaccaaccctatatatatatattcttttaaacTGAAAAGGAAGCTTGAAGCCCAACCTTAACGTCATATATATACTTCGTTTTAAACCAAAGTATCACATAGATGAGATCAAAGTGTCTTAATATACTTTTTAGCTTTTTCTATAGTACGTCGAGataaaaatctaaataatttataataggGTTATTGGCgtaaaaatacacaaactttagaccaattttagttttaacatgaactttaaaaagtgttaaaaatatactaatttattgattgtaataattttaacacgaattttattttcaatgaaattaAAGCTTACTTAGTGCATGCCAAATGCCGATGAGGACAAAACGGATTATGGTAATTTTAACACGAATTTGAATTGTcggattatattaaaattactacaatcaataagttgatatattttttggcactttttaaagtttatgtcaaaaatcagaattagtctaaagttgatgtatttatgcGCTAATAACCCTTTATAATATCCAAAGTATAATTCTTTTCTTTGTGAAACTTTAAAGCTTCCATGGAATCGAAATATATATTACTTTTGTTACTAAAACTTAGTGTGTTTGGATTCAATTTTCGGAAAGTTATTACTATTGGAATAGAATTTTATAACTCACTTGCAGTCTTGCAGAAGAAAAGTAGCTAGACCATTCTCTTCCttcccatttttctttttctcatccTTTCTAATAAGAGTTGCGAATCCTATATTCCTATGtgcatataaaatattattttataaagttgGTTTTATTTAAAGTTTTGATAAGGCGAATGGTTGTCTCATTTTCCGTTGGCAAAtagttaattttatataaattaaatgacATAAGATTAATCTAGTTATATTTAGTGTGtgtggattttatttatttttgtataagaTTATACTCCTTTCTTCCAGCTTATAACGTCTCAGTTTTCTTTTTGAGACGTCCCATTTATTAATGTCTCAACTAAAAAATgacataaattattttatatactcTCTTATATCTCTCCTCATTTAATTTTTCACAACTCTTTCTATCTTatctacatttttttaatttgcgtATCCATTTTTTTGGGATGCTATGAACGGGACCGAGGGAATagaattctttttatttatttagagtTCTTTAAATTCCAAAATGTTTATTTAATTCATACTcctatatattcatatttttcatgTACGTCTGGCACTTTACATCAAGCTAGCTAGTATTCCATAATGATGCCATTCGTAATCCACTTAGATATCGTAATATGCAAACATCGACCAGTTCAAttattaaaaaacaaatttaaaataagaatataGAATATTTGGTAACACATTAACCAAGAAAAGAATGTGTGATGACCCAATTCATTAGACTAGGTATAACTTAAATGCCTTATGTTTATGCTTTAGCTGACACTCCAAGTTTGCATGATTCGATTATTACTAGCTCAAAAGTTCTGAAGtatttttaatacaaattttacattatttttccttttccctttCATATATGATAGATTTCAAAATTGAGAATATAAAGTTAAAAACCATATGTATATAGTCTGGGGATTGTTGATATATTGTACAAATGGGATTATTGTGTAATAAAAACAAAATGTATTGAGGAAAAATACACATCAattccctctatatatatagtattatcATTCTGAGAGTGATTAGTGATAAGAAGAGAGGGAAAAAAGAATgtcgagagagaaagagggagaaaTGGAGAAGGAGAGTATTTCTCATATGTTTCATAAACACCCGCTGAGTTTGATCCCCAACTCCGCCATGGAAACTGATAATTATTGGAGCACTTGGTGTTATGGTTGTATGAGATACTTTTTAGCAGGAGAGGCAGGCTATGGATGCAGCCAAAAGTGTGGATTTGGTCATCTATTACACAAAGAATGCATGGAGATGCCGAGAGAGATCCGCCATCCTCTCCACCCTTCACACTCACTCACACTACAACAAGATTCTTCATCTTATTATGATACCATTGGATGTGCAGTTTGTGAATGGTATGGGCGTGGGCTATTCTACAAATGTAGTGGGGGATGTGAGTGGTGGACCCACTTGGGATGCACAGGGGGTTTTGAAGCAGCAATAGTTGATGATGTTCCAACAATGAAGCACCCAAGCCACCCCAAACACAACCTCATATTTTCCAAGAAAACAAGGTGGTGCTCCTTCCCCTGCGATGCCTGTGGTGCCTCTCACAAAGGGAACTCCTACATCTGCACCCTTTGCGACTACTGGATACACGAGAGCTGCGCACTCTTGCCGGTGTCTGCGCACTTCCATCATCATCGCCCCGACCACGCTCTCTCACTCGCTTTTAATCCGCCATATGAGTACATCTTATATGAGTTTGTGTGTGCTATATGCAGCGGACCTTTGCCATTGAAACGTTGGGTCTATCATTGCCAGCTTTGTAGATATGTCGTCCACATCAACTGCTCCTCCATCTCGCTTCCTAATTCGTAATACTTCTTACCTTATTTACTTTTTTCTCAATgcataatttctttttattttctaaagtGGTATTGTTTTTAGTTTGAGAGTTAAATTGGTTTTCCCCATGTCATTATTACTCCTCCAGCATATATGATCCTAAGGTAATTAAATGCATATCAATATGTCATTTGAGCTTTGTCTACGATTATATTTCTCTTGCATTTGTATTATTTACTATGGTGTGTGTTATGAATTACAAAAATTGTTGAGTTTTATATTTATGCACAATGATAATTTAATGTTCAAATTTAGTAAAGCTTTGTTCACAGTTATTTCCACCCAATAAAGAAGATTTAAAGTTAGGTCACATTATGAACTTTGTTATATACTTTGAGATAAATGGAAgaattttatatgaaagtttCTCCTATTGTGGATGTTTTATCATCATCATTAATGGACTTAGCTTTGTCCAAGTTAAAAGAAGATAATGAGCTAGTCGTGTGACTACTTTTTTTAATAATGTCGTGATGTAATTTAAACGATGATATGTTAGGTTATAACGTTatttctttgtaattttaattaaaaaaaatcttaagaTTTATTAAGTGGACCCTACAGAGTAAAAAGTCTAGATCCGCCACTGAAAATAGAACGTgttgtatgaattttttttattttttttaactttcttTGCTTCAATCACATGTAGATTTAAGAATTTGCATGATACTATTTTTGGTAACTAGCTAATTCACaatttacaataaaaatttaaaaatttgtgAAACAATTGAAATTTTTGTCCTGTATTAAATAGAAGTAATAATTAGAACATATATAATTTTGTGCTATGATTAATTTTGTTGCAGATCTAATAATGAAAATGCAGTTGCTGATGAGAAAGACATTACAAAGGGTCCAATAGATGACATATATGAGGAGATTATCAGACCATTCGTTAAGAGAGTGAGAGAACAAACTTCCATCCCTCAGAAGACCTGTCATAAACATCATTTGCTAAGCTTTACTACATTTCCATCTTCATCGCCCCCTTCATCATCTCATCATCACAAccatgaagaagaagaagaagaagaagaagattacGAGGAAGACAATAATATTCTAGGATTGGAACTAACATGTGATGGATGCACATTGCCTATACATGAAAAGAAGCAAAGAGATGATGATGAGTACGAGAATGGTTAcatgagttgtgatgaatgcaAATACTTTCTCCACTTGTCCTGCTTTAACTTACCACCACACCTCCATTCTCACCCCATCCAAAATCACAATCTTATACTTCGAAATGCTGGCAAGCTAACAGATTGGGCATACTGCAATATTTGCGAGGCTTACACAAATGGGCTCTTTTATACTTGTACCAAATGTGGCATTAATATAGACATCAAGTGTGCTTCTCTGCCCAACACCATAAAACATGCAGCTCACCCACAACACAATCATCTCATGAATCTAGTCACGGACAATCGCCGGAACAATTTTTGTGGTGTTTGTTATGATATTATATCTTCAAAGCATGGATTTTACAGATGCAATAGCTGCAAGTTTTGTATGTGTGGTGAATGTGTGTTGCTACCAGCACAAAATAAGCATAGATTGGAGAAGCACCGATTGTGGTTGACATATGATGCGTATGTTAATCGTCCCGGTGAGTTCTACTGCAGCAGCTGCGAAAACCAAATACATCCGAGGAGGAGGATGTATTATTGTCGAGACTGCGATCAGTCTTTTCATTCTACATGCATTCCTGGTAGGTCGGGTAAGTATAGAAACATCAAGTATGGGATGCAGCAGTATGTGATTCCCACTCTTCATCACCCTCACCACCCTCTTAGATTTCAAATCATAAGCAAGAAAAAGCGTTGCGACCTATGTCATGATGATCGTTATGATGAGCCTGGATTTCAATGTGTGTCATGCTACTTTGTCATGTGTTGGTCCTGCACTAAAAGGCACAGGGATGAATTTAAGGCCATCTGATTCACAACATTCACATCCACCTCAATCTCTCCTTTTAATTGCTTGTATTTATGGGCTAAATGTGTGTTGTTGCGATTTAAGTGATGAGTTGTATACATGTTAATTTACTCTTGGTCTTGTAAGtcaatactaaataaattttttacttataattaaaagtttcatatatataattcTTGCTTATATATACTGGCTAAATGGTGCATGCATGGGCATGGGGCATAGAGGTGGATGCAGGGAGAGCTAGAGTCTTCCCCAACCGAAGAATTTCTCAAATTTTGAGTTGGTGctataagattttgaaagttgataaaaaatgaattttcaattttttaggGCATATTCGATGCTTATCATTTTTAAGTagaaaaaacatatataattgaTGATCGAAATCATGTAGTTTTTGTTACTTTGTGAAGTTATTACACAATTGGTTTGCTTAATGTTGATAAAATGATATAACTGAAGATAATAGGATTGATGAAGGAAAACCTACGCGCGTCTGCACAATTCAAGTGGGTAGGTTCTGTATATTTTTATCAAAGTGAATATTTTTGGCTTACGCCTTatcaaaatattatatttttctcccTTTTTATCTTGTGTttactgctgaaatagaaattttattaaaacgaAATAAAAAGAGAACCCTACACCCAAGAGAGCACAGACGCAGCTGAGggccgggcctcattaaaacctttttaagGTAAATCAACcttttatcatgtgtttactagatataaaaatattataaaatattgaaaaatatttttacattacatctaaagataatattatccaacattagagagaaaatgattgaaaATAGGCTGTCtgagaaaatatttcatcttGTCCAGAAAAAATTTTCTAGCATAATAAACATGtaaaaatgataataaaaaaaaatggtgaaaatatatatatttttttctcatttttcatcaaattaaACGCACTCTTAGGAAAAAAATTCTAACTACTAGAATGAAAAAAAACCAAGAATCATTTGGATATAAGGAAATCCCTATCAATCACTTTCAACATCTCCTACGAATTCCATTGGCAACAATTGcacatttcattttaattgtctgtaaattcgtgaaatttcattttttttttcggatgtttcccacaattttttaatattacatAGTAATCCACCACTTTAAATTTCTTCTTAATATTTCCGTGGTGACAAAATTCAGCCAAATTACAAGGCAATCACACTAATGATTGAACCTTCATTTCTTGGGCGCAAATGGTAATCTAATGAACTCTAATCTATTAATTGATGGTTGGAGATTCTTTTTGACTGATATATTTATAATCTTGCTGGGTcttgaaaaagaagaaattttGCCGAATCTTATCACTGCGAATACATTAAGAAGAAATTTATAAGTGATGGATTATTATGCAAAAGTAAAATTCTTGGGAAAcatccgaaaaaaaaaatgaaacttcaTTAATTTACAGACAATCACTCAAACTAAACGGCCCATATTTCTTGGTTGAGGCGATCAAGAAGGGCCACGGTGGCGCGGCGTCTCTGCTGGAAGAAGCCGGCGCGGCGGCACACGTGGAGAGCCCCGGGATATGTCTGTGCGAGGCCGTTGCTAGAAATGAGTTGGATTTTGTTGCAAGGCTTTTGGCAAATGGAATGAATCCCAACTCCAAGAATTATAATCTTCAGACACCTCTGCATGTGGCTGCTGCAGAGGGCTTGTTTGAAGTGTCTGTTTTGCTCTTGCAAAATGGGGGCAGCGTCTTCGCAAGGGACAGATGGGGAAGGACTCCATTAGAGGAGGCTCGAGTAGGAGGAGATCATAAACTAGTTCAGTTGTTGGAAGATGCAAAGCGTCGTCATCAGATGTCGGATTTTTCTGGTTAAGGGGTTTGACAGAATGGAGGATTATTACAAATGAGATCCTCCGTCTCataatttagtgtgtaccaccgtataccactcttaatttattataatttatgattattttcttcaattttaatttattatgctttaatataatataaaaataatttttttttagtataaagataattaataagggttaattaataatttatatttatttgaatcaaTAATAGATTGTTTGGGTTAATCAATTCAAAGTTAgaatatagtataattttttttaaattttaattttttgcgataaatattaattagagttcataatataataataataataataataatttttttcataaaaataactataaaaTAGAGAGATTATGAGTGGTATACGGTGatacacactaaattgtggTATAGAGGATATCTCATCCGAAATTAATGGAGAATGGAGGGAAAGTTGTATTTAGCAATTAATTATTGTCCAGTAACTTAATTTTAGAGAAAGTGGGCTAATCTGGCGCAAATGgaatcctctgtcccacaatataGATGGTGTTTGGTTGATTTATAAGTTCCTagaaaataagttcatctacactaccttattttctcattatcttataagtgcaacactcattttacaaaaataattcaactatgattttttattttcatcatatatcattctaatttcatctaTTTTCGATTTGCTCTCTCTAACTAAACattctctctagcttataagcttaattatccaaacactttaatAACCTATGAGCTTTGCAGAAACTGTATCTTACAAgctcttaaaacatcttataagctccaagagcttataagctctttaatataagcttagtcaaacaccctcATAGTGTGACATACCGTATATCACTCTTAATCtctctattttataattgtttgctataaaaagaaaaaaaaaatattatattatgaactctaattaatatttatcactacaaaataaatttgaaaaagtatatatcctaattttgaattaatcaacccaaataattaataattaattcaaataaatataaaaaacacaattataaaccctaattggatgagtgaatccttgttaattatcgttttattatattaaaacataataaattaaatttaaaggaaaaataattaaaaatcataacaaatcAACACTGGCATATAGTGGGATAAACTAAATTATGGGATAGAGGAGAGGATCCCATTTGAATCTGACAAGGCTAGTTCGGGAATAGCTCAGTCGTCTTAAATTTCACTTTTCTtcgtatttttttgtttaaagaatttcaccattttttcgTTCTTCAttttcattcctttttttttttaaatttcaataaagaaaatattatccCTATTTGGAGTGATAAAATTCTCTTTAGAAatgtgaaattctcttttatagaAATGTGATAAAATTTTGACGTCGAATCATTtcaagttataaattataagtatgaatttaaaaaataaattaataatttattttaataaaatagcaTTCAACATTTTATTGAAGAAAGttttaaaagataaataaaattatagtaataatagaaaatgaaggaaaaatatgATGAGGAATTTAAATGGAGATTTTTTATCCTTCtttttctcataataaatttataatcaaagaaaacacatcttttattttttgaaattaaaagaggtatttgaatataatcaattatgcaatcTGCACGCAGGCGTGACCTCACCACCAACCAAACGGTGGGAAAATATCACCACGCGCATTCAACACCAAACAATACAATACTGCACGTAGGCGGGAATACACCACTTAATGTGCATGGGAAAACATCACCACACGCAGACGGGATTAaactcaagacctctcacaaagggGAGTGTTTGAGTGCCTCAGTtttgccactagagcaaggcctcattggcaaacaaaacacatcaactttaaaatctttattaaaattactcatttTGCAAACTCACTCTTTTTTTGGCGTGACAACATggcataaatatattataaagttCTATATtacacaatttttaattttatttgattgggTTAAGatgcagataggccccttaaGTAGAGGCCCTTATAGCGTTTCACTcatcttactcactgtgtgtgcaatttaGCCCCTAAAGTACCAAAAATCGAACATTTAACCCCCTCCGCCCTAACTCCGTCAGTCCACCGTTAgttaaacttttttttaaaattcaaatccctTCCTCCGGCGAGGCCAGCACCCTTCCTCCGGCGTCCGATGCCCCTCAAGAACGGCCAAGCAGCAGAACCGGTCGTCGAAGCCGCGCTGCCAGAATTCGGCCGTCGAAGCCGCGACACCAGGAGCAGCAGCTACTCTGACTCCCAAACCAACAGCAACATACAATCCAACAACTCTCTCCTCACCCTCTCCTCCATCTCCCAAACCGGCCGCCGAAGCCGCGCTGCCAAAATTCGGCCGTCGAAGCCGCGAATCCAGGAGCAGCAGCTACTCTGACTCCCAAACCAACAGCAACATGCCAACATACAATCCAACCTCTCTCTCCTCACCCCTCCCCCATCCATCTGCCTTCGTTTTCTCATTTGGATTTGCAGCGGACTGGTTTGGAGATTCTTGCTCACCAGTTCTTGAATCTTGAGAGGGCAGATTGGATCTTAGTCCTAGTCCCCCATTGGCGTCATCTGCCTCTCCGACGCCCTCCTCCGCCACATCCTCTCCCTCCCCACCCCGCGCCCATTCCACGCCCTAATCTTCTTCGACGTGCACCAGCTCTACTCCAAACCCGAGCTCTCCTTCTCCACAATCAAATCTGAATTCGCCCTTTTCCAATCTAATAACCCTGATTTCAAATCCAAACTCTTCTTCTCCGAAATCGATTTCCAGGAATCCCAATCTTCCTTCGCCCTATTCGGTGTCAACTCCCTTCCACACATCCGTCTCATCCCGTTGTCCGCATCCGACGCCAAGACATATTCCGTTCAAATCGCTGCCGATTACTCGAGACTAGCCGACTCCATGGTCGAATTCATCGAATCCAGAGCTAAGCTCACCGTCAGTCccattttcgaaattaaaataaatttctattaaaattaaaaaaaaaggtttgACTAACGGTGGACTGACGGAGTTAGGGCGGGGGGTTAAATGTTCGATTTTTGGTACTTTAGGGGCtaaattgcacacacagtgagtaagaggagtGAAACGCTATAAGGGCCTCTACttaaggggcctatctgcaccttaaccctatttgatttaaatattttatagtgCAATTTTTTTcgcatttctttttttcttttaaactaAAAAGGAAGCTTGAATTTGAAGCCCAACCTTCATGTCATACTTTGTTTTTAACCAAggtatatatatcaaatagagATGAGATCAAAGTATCATCATAATGCTAAAACTTTTTTAGCTTTTCTCATAgtacatcaaaataaaaatctaattaatttataatatccAAAGTATAATTAATGCATGcttttctttgtttatgaagGCTTCTACTTTAAAGCTTCCACGGAATCGAAATATTTCTTTTGTTACTAAAACTTAGTATGTCTGGATCACAAGATATCGATGAGAATTCTTCAATTTTCGGAAAGTTACTATTAGAATAGAATTTTATAAGTCACTTGCAGAAGAAAAGTAGCTAGCCCATGATTCTTCCttcccatttttctttttctcattccTATTGtgtaataaaaaacaaaatgtaTTGAGGGAAAATACACATTCAATGCcctctatatataatatagtattgtcTTTTCGAGAGTGCAGTTAGTGATAATtaagaagagaagaaaaagaatgtcgagagagaaagaaggagaAATGGAGAAGGAGAGTATTCCTCATATATTTCATCAACACCCGCTGAGTTTGATCCCCAACCGGGCCGCGGAAACTGATAATTCTTGGAGCACTTGGTGTTATGGTTGTTGGAGATACTTTTTACCAGGAGAGGCAGCCTATGGATGCAGCCAAAAATGTGGAATGAATTGGCTATTACACAAAGAATGCATGGAGATGCCGAGAGAGATCCGCCATCCTCTCCACCCTTCACACTCACTCACACTACAAGATTCTTCATATGCCGCTACCAGATCATGTGCAGTTTGTGAGTTTGTAGCGTATGGGTTGTTGTACAAATGTAGTGGGGGGTGTGAGTGGTGGATCCACTTCGGATGCACAGGGGATTTTGAAGCGGCAGTAGTTGATGATTCAACAATGAAGCACCCAAGCCACCCTCAACATCAACTCATCAAGAAAACAAGATGGTGCTCCTTCCCTTGCGATGCCTGTGGTGCCACTCACAAAGGGAAGTCCTACATCTGCACCCTTTGCGACTACTGGCTACACGAGACCTGCGCACTCTTGCCTGTGTCTGCGCCCTTCCCTCATCATCGCCCCGACCACTATCTCTCACTTGCTTTTAATCTGCCATATGAGTACATCAAATATGAATTTGTGTGTGCTATATGCAGCGAAACTTTGCCAATGAGACGTTGGGTCTATCATTGCCAGCTTTGCAGATATGTGGTCCATATCAACTGCGCCACCAATACATCCTCCCTCTCACTTTCGAATTCGTAATTTTCTTAcctcaattattttttttgcatgCATAATTTCTTTTACTCAAAAATtataagcatatatatatatatagagagagaagggttcaacagagaagctaaatattgtggagaacagagaattcgtaaaataaaaacgaacagatctataattttaacgaacagatcaatgtaccgcatgaacaacaatttgccccgggttcgaatcctgctggtggcgagtttttctatatttttattaaatacgtctgttcattacttatgttgatctgttcgtaaaatatatagatttgttcgttctctcgaaaaagataattctctgttgaactcaaccctatatatatatatatatatatatatatatatatatagggaatatatatatatatatatatatatatatatatatatatttaattgacACTGAGCATATATACTTCTATTACTCATCCACCCTATTGTTAAATCCAATTAGATTCATCATATGATTTAGTATTAATCTTTAATTACAGTTTAGTAATCACAGTTAAAATCAAGGCGGATGCACCGTACGTTATACCAGAGTGTGTCTAGCTAGCTAGCAAAAGAGTACACATTCTATGAAATTTTCTTACTTGGATTGCTTTCAAAATCACATGCAGATTTAAGAATCTGCATTATATTGTTTTCGGTAACTAATGTATAAGATCTCCatatatagtttataataaaatgtttaacATCTTTAATTCgctaaaaattaattttttttgtcttgTGTTAGAAGTAATGTgttatgattaattttattgcAGATCTAATAATGAAAATGCAATTGATGATGCGAAAGACATTACCAAGGGTCCAATAGATGACATATATGAGGAGATTATCAGACCATTCGTTAAAAGAGAGAGGACAAATTTCCATCACTCATGATCATGACAATCAGAAGACCTATGAGAAGTACAGGTTCCCCAATCACCCTCAtcttgtcacagcccgccctaactaaggatagttaagccgagtgatctacgactagggatggggttaaagaagaaggggaagaaaaggggtgtcatttatagccgtaaaacttactcatcttaataaaactcgtcatttttattcatgaatactcaattgaaaatagtatatgaaagacagcataaaacttaattaatatcattaatcaagttatacatcatatgaaaccattctcttaagactcaaagtatgacatatcaacaacatcttgcggcggaaagtagctagacatatgtatgaagacatattctagacaggttaactatttattaacaaccttggagactccgctcattgcagcaccatcatcacatcagctcaacctgcacatttagaaaacatat contains:
- the LOC130987906 gene encoding uncharacterized protein LOC130987906; the protein is MSREKEGEMEKESISHMFHKHPLSLIPNSAMETDNYWSTWCYGCMRYFLAGEAGYGCSQKCGFGHLLHKECMEMPREIRHPLHPSHSLTLQQDSSSYYDTIGCAVCEWYGRGLFYKCSGGCEWWTHLGCTGGFEAAIVDDVPTMKHPSHPKHNLIFSKKTRWCSFPCDACGASHKGNSYICTLCDYWIHESCALLPVSAHFHHHRPDHALSLAFNPPYEYILYEFVCAICSGPLPLKRWVYHCQLCRYVVHINCSSISLPNSSNNENAVADEKDITKGPIDDIYEEIIRPFVKRVREQTSIPQKTCHKHHLLSFTTFPSSSPPSSSHHHNHEEEEEEEEDYEEDNNILGLELTCDGCTLPIHEKKQRDDDEYENGYMSCDECKYFLHLSCFNLPPHLHSHPIQNHNLILRNAGKLTDWAYCNICEAYTNGLFYTCTKCGINIDIKCASLPNTIKHAAHPQHNHLMNLVTDNRRNNFCGVCYDIISSKHGFYRCNSCKFCMCGECVLLPAQNKHRLEKHRLWLTYDAYVNRPGEFYCSSCENQIHPRRRMYYCRDCDQSFHSTCIPGRSGKYRNIKYGMQQYVIPTLHHPHHPLRFQIISKKKRCDLCHDDRYDEPGFQCVSCYFVMCWSCTKRHRDEFKAI
- the LOC130990050 gene encoding potassium channel GORK-like, with the translated sequence MKENLRASAQFKQSLKLNGPYFLVEAIKKGHGGAASLLEEAGAAAHVESPGICLCEAVARNELDFVARLLANGMNPNSKNYNLQTPLHVAAAEGLFEVSVLLLQNGGSVFARDRWGRTPLEEARVGGDHKLVQLLEDAKRRHQMSDFSG
- the LOC130987907 gene encoding protein VACUOLELESS GAMETOPHYTES-like; the encoded protein is MSREKEGEMEKESIPHIFHQHPLSLIPNRAAETDNSWSTWCYGCWRYFLPGEAAYGCSQKCGMNWLLHKECMEMPREIRHPLHPSHSLTLQDSSYAATRSCAVCEFVAYGLLYKCSGGCEWWIHFGCTGDFEAAVVDDSTMKHPSHPQHQLIKKTRWCSFPCDACGATHKGKSYICTLCDYWLHETCALLPVSAPFPHHRPDHYLSLAFNLPYEYIKYEFVCAICSETLPMRRWVYHCQLCRYVVHINCATNTSSLSLSNSSNNENAIDDAKDITKGPIDDIYEEIIRPFVKRERTNFHHS